The Lampris incognitus isolate fLamInc1 chromosome 7, fLamInc1.hap2, whole genome shotgun sequence genome window below encodes:
- the pik3cb gene encoding phosphatidylinositol 4,5-bisphosphate 3-kinase catalytic subunit beta isoform isoform X4 has product MVFDYKGQLRTGDIILHSWSSFPDELEEMLNPIGTVQTNPYTENATALHINFPEYSPHPIVFPPFDKILEKAAEIAKANDCVSMGRGGKKFYIELKEIMERDPLSQLCENEKDLIWTLRYDCRENFPQSLPKLLLSVKWSKHEDMAQLQALLQIWPTLSPRDALELLDFNYPDQYVREYAVGCLSDMSDEELSQYLLQLVQVLRYEPYYDCALTRFLLDRAQRNRKIGHFLFWHLRSEIHMPAVSVQFALILEAYCRGSIPHIEVLKKQVEALSKLKSVNELIKLGTIKNARSKTKEAMLTKEAMMTCLRQSGYSETLSDLHSPLNPSVLLSGINVEKCRYMDSKMKPLWIVYNNKLLGGDTLGIIFKNGDDLRQDMLTLQILRLMDMLWKEANLDLRIVPYGCLATGDRAGLIEVVSSADTIANIQLTSSNVAAAAAFNKDALLNWLKEKNSGDALDRAIEQFTLSCAGYCVATYVLGIGDRHSDNIMVRSTGQLFHIDFGHILGNFKSKFGIKRERVPFILTHDFIHVIQQGKTSNTEKFGSFRQYCESAYLVLRKNGNLFITLFALMLTAGLPELTSVKDIQYLKDSLALGKTDEEALKQFRQKFDEALRESWTTKVNWMAHNVAKDNRS; this is encoded by the exons ATGGTGTTTGACTACAAAGGCCAGCTGAGAACAGGAGATATCATCCTGCATAGCTGGTCCTCCTTTCCTG atgaacttgaAGAGATGCTGAATCCCATAGGGACCGTTCAGACCAACCCATACACTGAGAATGCTACAGCCCTGCACATCAACTTCCCTGAGTATTCCCCACACCCCATCGTCTTCCCTCCCTTCGACAAG ATACTGGAAAAAGCTGCAGAGATCGCCAAAGCAAATGACTGTGTATCCATG GGTCGTGGAGGTAAGAAGTTCTACATCGAACTGAAAGAGATCATGGAGCGTGACCCGCTCTCCCAGCTGTGTGAAAACGAGAAGGACCTCATATGGACACTACGCTACGACTGCCGCGAGAACTTCCCCCAGTCACTGCCCAAACTGTTGCTCTCCGTCAAGTGGAGCAAACACGAGGACATGGCCCAG CTCCAGGCGTTGCTCCAGATCTGGCCTACACTGAGTCCCCGAGATGCTCTGGAGCTACTGGACTTCAACTACCCTGACCAGTATGTCAGAGAGTATGCTGTGGGTTGCCTTAGTGATatgag CGATGAGGAACTGTCCCAGTACCTACTGCAGCTGGTGCAGGTGTTGCGCTATGAGCCCTACTATGACTGCGCCCTCACACGTTTTCTCTTGGACCGTGCCCAGCGCAACCGCAAGATAGGCCATTTCCTCTTCTGGcacctcag GTCAGAGATTCACATGCCGGCTGTCTCTGTCCAGTTTGCCCTGATCCTGGAGGCCTACTGTCGAGGCAGTATCCCTCATATTGAGGTCCTCAAGAAACAG GTGGAAGCCCTGAGTAAGCTGAAGTCAGTTAACGAACTGATTAAACTGGGAACCATCAAGAATGCTCGCAGTAAGACCAAGGAGGCCATGTTGACCAAGGAAGCCATGATGACCTGTCTGAGACAAAGCGGTTATTCAGAGACACTGTCAGACCTGCACTCTCCGCTCAACCCGAGTGTCCTGCTGTCTGGCATCAA TGTGGAGAAATGTCGGTACATGGACTCCAAGATGAAGCCGCTGTGGATTGTTTACAACAACAAGCTGCTGGGGGGAGACACACTGGGTATCATCTTTAAGAACGGAGATG ATTTAAGACAGGACATGTTAACACTCCAGATCCTCAGATTAATGGATATGCTGTGGAAGGAGGCTAATCTTGACCTCAG AATTGTGCCTTACGGTTGTCTTGCAACTGGTGACCGTGCAGGGCTGATTGAGGTTGTGTCATCAGCCGATACCATCGCTAACATTCAGCTAACCAGCAGCAATGTTGCAGCTGCAGCTGCCTTCAACAAGGATGCTCTGCTTAACTGGCTTAAAGAGAAGAACTCTGG AGATGCACTGGATCGAGCCATCGAGCAGTTCACCTTGTCTTGTGCAGGCTACTGTGTAGCCACCTACGTCCTTGGCATAGGAGACCGCCACAGTGACAACATCATGGTCCGCAGCACTGGACAG CTCTTCCATATAGACTTTGGCCACATCTTGGGCAACTTCAAGTCCAAGTTTGGCATCAAGAGGGAGCGTGTGCCCTTCATCCTTACACATGACTTCATCCATGTCATTCAACAAGGAAAGACAAGCAACACAGAAAAGTTTGGCAG CTTCCGTCAGTACTGCGAGTCAGCCTATCTAGTCCTGAGGAAGAACGGGAACCTCTTCATCACACTGTTTGCCCTCATGCTTACTGCTGGACTGCCTGAGCTCACCTCTGTCAAAGACATCCAGTACTTAAAG GACTCTTTGGCATTGGGTAAAACAGATGAAGAGGCTCTAAAGCAGTTCCGCCAGAAGTTCGATGAGGCGCTTAGAGAGAGCTGGACCACCAAAGTCAACTGGATGGCCCACAACGTGGCCAAAGACAACCGCTCCTAA